Within Epilithonimonas zeae, the genomic segment AACATTCATTCTCGTATTGAGTGCTTTTCGGTAAGCGTCCGCAACGGGAATGAATTTTCCGTTAATCATAATTCCGCCGTCCTGAAGTGTATCAATTTTACCGACAGAAACGATGTAAGACCGATGAACTCTGATGAAATGATCTTTCGGTAGACGTTCTTCCGCCGTTTTCATCTTGCCGTGGATGGCAAACATTTTTTCTCTTGTATAGAACTTAACGTAATCGCCCATTGCTTCTGCATACAAAATATCATCCAGTTTCAGGCGTCTTGTAATATTGGAATCCCGTACGAAAAGAAACTCGTCTTTTGTGATTTCTACATTTTCCTTTCGGCTTTCAAGAATAGCCTGTGCTTTGCTTACTGCCTGTAAAAATCTTGCCGGCATCACAGGTTTTAACAGATAATCTGCGATATTCAATTCGAAAGCTTCGAGTGCATATTCTTTATTAGATGTAGTGAAAATGATGATTGTTTCTTTTCCTGAGAGATTTTTGGTGAGTTCTATCCCTGTCATTTCAGGCATTTCGATGTCTAAGAAAATGAGATCAACAGGATGGGTCTGCAGATAATTGTAAGCTTCAATCGCGTTGGAAAATTCATTGACAATTGTAAGACTCGGAATTTGTTTTGCCAAATGTGATAATGTTGTTCTTGCAATGTCGTTGTCATCGACGATTAAAGCTTTCATAGGGATAGTTATTTATGATTTTACACAAATATAATTATTCCTTTTTTCTTTTCCCAATTATCTGAAATATGAACGGATCATCCAGGCCATTTCTTCGTGGGTTTCCATCAATCCCGTAATGAAATCGCTGGTTCCGTAATCTTTGAATTCTTCGGCAAAAGGGGTGATGTTTCCTCGTAGGAATTCAATGATGCTTTCGTGGTCGCTCAAGAGGTCTTTCATATAGCCTAAACCGTCGTTGGTTCTATCGCTGTATTCTGTAAGATGGGTTAATTCAAGGTAGATTTTCATTGTTGCTGGTGCATAATGTCCGATTTTACGCATACGTTCTGCAACGCTGTCAATCAGTTCATCCAATTGTTTGTATTGCTCCTCGAAAAAAAGGTGATTGGCGTGGAAATTATCTCCGGTGACGTTCCAGTGTGCGTTTCTTGTTTTGATATAAAGAAGCGTTTCATCAGCTAAAAGTTTTGCCAATTGATCTGCAACAGCTTGTGTGTTTTTTTCTGTAATTCCGATTTTTGTTTTCATAATAGTGAGATTTAAGTTGTTCTTTTTTGATGATGTAAAGTTCGGATGGAATGTTGCGGAATTGAGAGATTTTTCGGTGAATGGGCAAAATGAGTCGTTGAATTTGGTATTGAAAATATTTTATCTGAATTTGATTGAAAAACTCATTTATTAAACTAGTTAAATGTGCAGCATTTCTAACCATCATAAATTTGTCATATCAAAATTAAACAATCAACAAAATGGAAAATAGAATATTAGGGCTGCACCATATCACAGCGATTGCAGACAACGCAAAAAGAAACTTAGATTTTTATACTCAGGTTTTAGGAGTAAGACTGGTAAAGAAAACCGTAAACTTTGACGATCCGGGAACCTATCATTTTTATTTCGGAAACGAAGAAGGAACTCCGGGAACGATCTTAACGTTCTTTCCTTGGGAAGGAATTGGTAAAGGAACCAACGGTTCAGGTTTGGCAACGCACATCGGATATTCTGTTCCAAAAGGAAGCTTAGAATTTTGGAAAAACAGATTGCAGCAGTTTAATGTAAACGTTGAAGAAGGAGAAATTTTCGGTGAAAAACTGATTTCATTCCAAGACCCGGACGGTTTACAATTACAATTTATCGAATCTTCTACACCAGATGACAGAAAAGTCTGGACAACCGATGATATTAAAGACGAAAATGCTTTGAAAGGTTTCCATAACATCACTTTAACCTTGAAAAAAGCTGATCCAACGATTAAAGTTTTAACGGATATTTTCGGATACGATTTACAAAAACAGGAAGGTGAAAGATACAGATTTGCAACCGATGCCATTGAAACTGCAAATCTTGTCGATATTATTGAAAACGATAAAATTCAGGCTGGAAGAAATGCGGGAGGAACCAATCACCACGTAGCTTTCAGAGTAAAAGATGACAATATTTTAATGGAATTCCGTGAAAAAGTAATGTCTGCAGGATTGAATATTACCCCAAAAATTGACAGAGATTATTTCTACTCATTGTATTTCCGTGAACCGGGCGGTGTTTTATTCGAAATCGCAACCGATAATCCTGGATTCACTGTAGATGAACCGTTAAATGAATTGGGAAACAACTTAAAACTTCCAAAACAGCACGAACCTTTACGTTCAAAAATAGAAGAAGTGTTGCCGAAGTTATCATAGGTCATTCATTATCATTAATTAACAGAGTAATTTAGCAATAAGCAATAAGCAATAAGCAATAAGCAATAAGCAATAAGCAATAATATTATGGAAACAACAAAAGTAGTTTTAGAAAACGCAAGAGGAGAAGTTCAGCTTTTCTCAGACGATAAAAAGGCAGGTAAAATGGATATTTCGGTGATTAAAGATAAATTAACTGTTTATCACACCGAGGTTGATGACGAATATGCAGGAAATGGTTTTGCGAAATTATTATTAAATCAATTGGTTTCTTATGCCAGAGAAAATGATTTGAAAATCGTTCCGCTTTGTCCGTACGTTCACGCGCAATTCAAACGTCATCCGGAAGAATACAACGATGTCTGGTTTAAAGAAGAAGCATAAAATCTGAAGATCAAACACTGAAAGCCATTAACAATCAACAAATACCATCAACTAAAATGTCACTCATCACAGGACTTCATCACGTTACCGCTATCACAGGCGATACACAGGAAAATATAGATTTTTACACCGGAGTTTTAGGCCTTCGATTGGTAAAAACAACCGTTAATTTTGATTATTCTGAGGTTTATCATTTGTATTTCGGGGACGAGTTCGGAACGCCGGGAACTATTATGACAACTTTCCCTTATGGAAAAGGCTTAATCAACGGAAGACACGGCAAGGGAATGCTGAATACGACTGCTTTCTCGGTTTCGATGGATGCTTTGGATTATTGGACGAACCGTTTGGAACAGTTTAATATTCCTTTTAAACAGCCTCAGCAAAGATTTTCGGGCGAAGTTTTTATTTATCTGGAAGATTTTGACGGATTGGGTTTGGAGCTGGTTTTTAATGAGAAGGATGATAGAAAAGGTTATAACAATGGATTTATTCCGAAAGATTTTGCCCTCAAAGGAATTCACCACGTAGAAATCTGGCTGGATGCTTACGAAAGAACTGCAGCTTTGCTGACTACTCAAATGGATCATCAATTAATTGCAGAAAGTTCAGACCGATTCAGATTTGGAACTGAAGATAAACCGGGGAAATATATCGATTTGCTATGCACACCGACTGCTCTGAAAGGTTTGGCAGGAAGAGGAACCGTTCATCACGTCGCTTTTGCCACTCCAAATGCGGAAACTCAGCTTGAAATGATTGAAAAATTAAACCAATTCGGGTTGGAACATACCGAAGTGAAAGACAGAAAATATTTCACCTCTGTATATTTCAAGGAGCCGGGCGGAGTTTTATTTGAAATCGCCACTTCAGGACCAGGTTTCGATGTGGATGAAGAATTGGCATCTTTGGGCGAACATTTAAGTCTGCCGTCACAGTTTGAAAAGCAAAGAGAACATTTGGTTGAGGTTTTACCCCAATTTAATTATCCAACAGAAAAATACAGATAAAAATGAGTCATATTTTAGATATAAAAACAGGAGGAAAATCATTGAATGAAGCTGAAAAAGTTTTAATAATGATTCACGGAAGAGGCGGAAGTGCACAGGATATTTTGAGCCTGTCACAACATTTGAATGTAGGAGGTTATGCATTATTGGCACCACAGGCTACGAACGGAACCTGGTATCCTTTTTCATTCATTGTGCCAACAGAACAAAATGAACCTTGGTTGTCCTCAGCAATAGAGACTATAGGAAAAACGGTTCAAACTGCTTTGGATGCAGGAATTAAGGCTGAAAATATTTACTTTTTCGGATTTTCACAGGGTGCGTGTTTGACATTGGAATTTTTAGCAAGAAATGCTCAGAAATTTGGTGGGGCGGTTGCTATCATCGGCGGAGTTATTGGTGAAAAAATCAATCGTGAAAATTACAAGGGCGATTTTGCACAGACTCCGATTTTCCTGGGAACGAGTAATCCTGATTTCCACGTTCCGGTAGAAAGAGTGTATGCAACTGCAAATATTTTGAAGGAAATGAATGCTGATGTTACCGAGAAAGTCTATGCCAACTTCGGACATTCCATCAATCAGGAGGAAATTGAATTGGCAAATTCTATTGTTTTTAAATGATTTATTCTCTCGCAGATTTTTCTGATTTAGCAGATTTCACTGATCTGCTAAATCAGAAAAATCTGCGATAATTTAAAATACTTTTAAACTCCAATAAAAATTAATTACATAATGAAAATCACAAGAATATTCAGCGACGAAAACGGCGATTCTCACTTCGAAGACGTAGAAATTCCATTAATCAATCAAGGCGAAATTGGATTTTTGTCAGATGATATCAATGTCAAAAAATTGCAGTTCCGAAAAGTTTCTGCCGAGTATGATTACGATTTTCATCACGCTCCACAAAAGCAATATATTGTATTATTGGATGGCGGCGTAGAAATTGAAACTTCGCTTGGAGAAATCAGACAGTTTCAAACGGGAGAAATTCTTTTGGTAGAAGATATTTCCGGTAAAGGCCACAAAACCAAAAACCTCGAAAAGAAGGAAAGAACTTCACTTTTTATTCATTTATAAATTGTAAAAATGAAAACATTAAATTTTTTAGTGATTGGAAAAAATCAGGAAATTCTTGAAACTTTAAAAAGAATCATCGAAAATAACGACGGCTGGAAAGCGGAAATCCGAAGTGATGAAACTGTTTGTGGGGATTATATTAAAGAAAATCAGGTTGATATCGTTTTATTAAGTTCCGGTTTGGATGAGAAATTTGAAAATGACATCAAAGTTTTTTGTTCAGCTTTGGATAAAGATGTGAAAGTAATCGACCATTACGGTGGAGGAAGCGGGCTTCTGAAGAATGAAGTTTACACACTTTTTCCTAATTTGCAGCCGTAAAATAGATTTATGTTTCAAAATATCATCAAAAACATCTCGCGGTTTGTAACTTTAACTCCGGAAGAGGAAAAGATTTATGAAGATTTGCTCACGCTTCAGAAGTTTCCGAAGAAAACGCATCTTCTGCGTGAAGGAGAGATTTGCCAGTTCGAAGGTTTTATAAAAGAAGGTTGTGTGCGGACATATTATCTTGATGAAAATGGGTTTGAAGTGACGCTTCTGTTCGCTGTTGAAGACTGGTGGATTACCGATATTGATTCTTTTAATAACAAAACACCTTCGAAGATTTTCATCGAAACGCTGGAAGATACAGAAATCTATATGCTGACTCCGGAAACGAAAGAAGAATTGTTGCAGAAAGTTCCGAAGTTCGAAAGAGCTTTCCGAATGATGATGCAGCGTTATGTGGTGACGCTTCAAAACCGCTTGGTTAATACGATTTCGCAACCTGCAACAGACCGTTATCTGGAGTTTATAAGAGTGTATCCTACAATTCCGCAGCGTGTAGCGCAGTATTATATTGCCTCTTATCTTGGGGTTTCTAAGGAATTTGTGAGTACGATTAGAAAGCGTTTAGCGAATAAGCAGAAATAAAACAATATGTTTAAAATTATACAAATGTCAAATATGAAAATATCTGGCATTTTTTTTTGCTCAAAGTCTATTTATTAAACTAGTTAAATGTGCAGGAGTTTTCATCAGTTTAAATTTGCTGTATCAAAACGAATAAATAACAACAGATATGGACAGAAAAGATTTTTTAAAGAAAGGATTATTGGGAACAGGAATGTTTGTTGCATCCGCTTCATTAGGCAATACAATGAAAAATGAGATTGACGAAATCGAACCGTTAGAACCAATCGGATATAATCATTTACCAAATACGGATTCAAAAATCAAAGACAATTCGGTCTTTCACAAAGCAGATTCCAGAGGGAAAGCCGACCACGGTTGGTTAGTCAGTAATCATACCTTCAGTTTTGCCAATTATCATAATCCGGAGAGAATGCATTTCGGAGTTTTAAGAGTTCTGAATGATGATAAAGTTGAGGCTGGAAGAGGTTTCGGAACACATCCACACGACAATATGGAAATCATCAGTATTCCATTGGAAGGTGATTTGGAGCATAAAGACAGTATGGGAAATTCTGCGATTATCAAGAGTGGAGACATTCAGGTAATGAGTGCAGGAACAGGAATTATGCACAGCGAGTTCAATAAAAATAATGACAGTCTGGTAAAGTTTCTTCAAATCTGGGTTTATCCAAACAAAAGAAATGTAACACCAAGATATGACCAGATTACTTTAGACAAAACGAAAAGTCAGAATCAATTCCAGCAAATTCTTTCTCCAAATCCAGATGATGAAGGTGTTTGGATCCATCAGGACGCTTGGTTTCACTTAGGGAATTTTGAAAATAATATCGAAACCAATTATCAGATTAAGAAAAAAGGAAATGGTGTTTATGCATTTATTCTAAAAGGAAGCGCAGAAATTGAAGGTCAAAAACTGGAAAAAAGAGACGGTTTCGGAATCTGGGATATTTCCGCTTTGAACATTAAATCGACTTCAGAAGATACAGAGATTTTGTTGATGGAAGTTCCGATGACGATGTGATAGAAAAAATTAAACAGTCACTTTTTTAGGAGTGAAATATTTACAATTTTAAGGCTTGGATTTTATTATCTAAGCTTTTTTACTTTAATGAGCTTTTCTACAAACCATAATTGAGCTTTTTTACAAAGTAATTTGATTTTATTGATTCTACCTTTGTCTCATTAAAATTTAACAAAATGAAAAAAGTAAATAAAATTTACATCAATGGCGAATTCGTAACACCTCACGGAACCGAAACTTTCGATTTAATTAATCCTGCAAGCAATATCAAGATTGGTGAAGTAATTCTTGCAGATGAAATTGATACTCGCAAAGCTATTTCTGCAGCAAAGGAAGCTTTCAAAACATTTTCTCAGACAACGGTTTCAGAGCGTATTTATTATCTTGAAAAACTTAAAATTGCAGTTGAAAAAAGAGAGCAAGACTTGATTAATATAATGATTGAGGAATATGGTGGAACACGTCAGTTTGCAACGATGAGCAATCAAAATACGGGAAGCTGGTTTGACAGTATGATGGAAGTTCTCCAGAATTTTAAATTTAAAAGAAATATTAATTCTTCAACAGTTCAATTGCAACCAGTAGGCGTTGTTGGAATCATCACACCTTGGAATGCGAGCAACAGCTCAGTAACAAGTAAAGTCGTCACAGCAATTGCGGCAGGATGTACAGTTGTAATAAAGCCAAGCGAAATGAGCAGTTTACAGACGCAAATTCTTATGGAAGCCTTTCACGATGCGGGTTTGCCGAAAGGTGTGATCAACTTCGTAATTGGTTTGGGAAATGTTGTTGGAACGGAATTGACTAATAATTCTGATGTTGCCAAAATTTCGTTCACAGGTTCTACAGTAGTGGGGAAACTTATTGCAAAAAATGCCGTAGACACAATGAAAAGAGTAACCTTGGAACTTGGTGGGAAATCTCCTAATATTATTCTGAATGATGTAGACTTAAACCAAGTTATTCCAATGGCAATTTATGGCGCTTATATGAATAGCGGACAAGCTTGTATTGCGCCAACAAGACTTTTGGTTCCTCAAGATAAATTGGATGAGGTCAATACCATCGCAAAATCTGTAGCCGAAAAAATTGTAGTTGGACTACCGGAGAACGAAGAAACAAATGTTGGACCGATGGTAAGTATAAAACAATTCGAAAGAGTTCAGGATTATATCAAAATTGGAATCGAAGAAGGTGCAACTTTGTTAGCCGGCGGAATAGGAAAACCGGAAGATTTGGAAGCTGGTAACTTTGTAAAACCGACCATTTTTACCAATGTGAAAAACGAAATGAGAATTGCGCAGGAAGAAATTTTTGGACCTGTTTTATCCATTATTCCCTACAAAGATGAAGAGGATGCGATTAGAATTGCCAATGATACACCTTATGGTTTGGCGGCTTACATCAGTTCTTCAGATAATGAAAGAGCAGAAAAAGTAGCTTCCAGAATAGATGCCGGAAGAGTTTGTATTAATGGTTTCCGTCACGACCCGATGGTTCCGTTTGGTGGCTTTAAGCAGTCGGGAATTGGTAGAGAATATGGCGAATTTGGACTTCAGCCTTACCTTGAAACTAAAGCTATTCTGAAATAATAATTTGTAAATTTGATAAAGCGTTATTGCAGAGATGGCGCTTTGTCATTTATCATTAACATTATGAGCGAGAAATCAGAGATTGTTTATTCCTGTTATCACGAGGTTAGCCGCAAAGGAGAAAATTTTGTTCCTCAACATACGCTTTCGTTTCAGTTGTCGGGAAGTTTTGCATTGGCCGATGGTAAAGAAACATATCTTGCAAAAGAAGGAGATTTTAATCTTATTCGAAAAAACCAACTGGTGAAATTTGTGAAATATCCGCCAGAAAATGGTGTTTTTGAAAGTATGAATATCTATTTGAGCGAGGAAAATCTCCGAAATGCCGGAAAAGAATACAACTTTACTTCGGAGCATTTTGTAGAAACCAAACCGCTTGTTCCCATAATAGTAAATGAGCTTATTAAAAATTTTTTCATCTCTTTGCAAACAATGATTGATAGCAATAGCCTTGAAAATAAGTTACTTGTCAATCTGAAAATAAAAGAACTTATTTTAATTTTATTACAGTCTCAGCCTGAGCTCAAAAATATTCTTTTCGATTTTTCCGAGCCTCATAAAATAGATTTAGTAGCTTTTATGATTCAGAATTACCGTTATAATGTCAATCTTGACCGATTTGCTTATCTCACAGGTCGCAGTTTGGCGACTTTTAAACGTGATTTTGAAAAGGTTTTTCACACTTCGCCACACAAATGGATTTTACAGAAACGCTTAGATGAAGCTCATTTTTTAATCAAGGAAAAAGAAAAATCGCCATCTGATATTTATTTAGACCTTGGTTTCGAAGATTTGTCTCATTTTTCCTATACATTCAAAAAACATTTTGGCTACAGTCCTACGAGGATAAACGCATTTATATAGTTGTCTTTCTAGTTTATTCAATTCTTGCAAAAAACAAATATAAAAAATCAACTTAATTTATAATTCAAGACAATTTCGCAACTTTGTTCTATGAAAACCTTCAGCGATCTTACAAATTACAACAAATACCTGAATCTCAAATCTCCTCTGCATCCATTGATGGACAGTAGGGTCTGCAAACAGGCCATTCCCAATTTTCCGCAGGCGAGTGGTGAAATTCAGGTTAATCTGTTCAAGATTTCGCTGAAGAAAAACTTTACCGGAGATATCAATTACGGAAACAATAAATATTATACCGAGAACGGATTGATGCTTTTTAGCGAGCCGGGACAGGTCGTTTCCTGGGATAGTCTGACTTTCTGGGACGGTTACGCATTTGTTTTCCATCCTGATCTCATCAAGCAAAATCCGGTTGCTGCCAAAATCCATCAGTATAAATATTTCAGTTACGAGATCAATGATGCGTTGTTTATGACTGCGGAAGAAGAAGAGACTATTACCTGGCTTTTTACAAAAATTCATATGGAGTTGGTGGAAAATAAAGTCAATGCCAATATCAATATTATTCTGTCCCTGTTAAATGTCGTGCTTTCTTACGCCGATGTCTTTTATGAAAGACAATTCAAAGACAAAGCAATAAAGGCCGTATCAGTATCTTCAAAATTAAAAAGCTTCCTGCAAAACCATTATAACGATCTATCAAAACCCGTTTCAAATTTTCCTACCGTCTCGTCTGTTGCCGAAGAGCTTAATATGTCTTCTAACTACCTTACAGACCTTATTCGTGCAGAAACCGGGAAAAGTACCATCAATTATATTCAGGAATTTGTGATTGAGCAGGCCGAAATCTTATTGCTTCAGACCAATATGAATATCAGCGATGTGGCTTACCAATTAGGTTTTACGAACGTTCCTTATTTCTCCAGATTTTTTAAAAAGATTAAAGGCATTTCTCCTACAGAAGTCAAAAATCAGAGAAAAGGATAAGATATTCCCCGATTTGTGTTAAAAATCCAGCATTTGTGCAATTAATTTTGAACAGACAAAAAAGTTATGTCTTAAGATTTACATCAATTAAAAGTATTATTATGATTTTTACAACACAAAAAATAACCGAAAGCTATTGGAAAGTAGCTATTAATCATCCTCCGGTAAACGTATTCGACCCTGAATTTTCGGTTCAGTTAAGGACGTTAATGGATGAATTGGAAGCCAACGAAACTTTGAAAGTAGTGGTTTTTGAAAGTTCTAATCCAGAATTTTATGTCGCTCACGCAGAATTGGTTAATATTTTTGATTTTCCGAAAGGTGAGGGAAAAACAGGGCTTTCAAAATCTTGGCCCGATGTTGCTAAACGCCTTGAACAGGCTCCGTTTGTAAGCATTGCGTCGATCAGAGGAAGAGCGAGAGGGTTGGGAAGCGAGTTTATTCAGGCTTTCGATATGCGTTTTGCAAGCAAGGAAAAAGCCGTTTTTGCACAACCCGAAATCGGAATCGGTTCTTTTCCAGGTGGCGGCGGACTGGAACGTCTCCATTTATTGACAGGAAAGGCAAGGGCTCTGGAAATTATTTTGAGCGGTGACGATTACGACGCCCAAACTGCTACTGATTATGGTTGGATTAACCGTGCATTTCCGGATAATGAGCTGGATGCATTCGTAGAAAATTTAGCCAAAAGAATCGACTCATTTGATTTGAAAATCATCAGGAAAATAAAGGCAACGATGAACGAAAGGGTAATTATTCCAAAAAATGAACACATTATGGAAACGCAGATAGCCTTCTTCGCATC encodes:
- a CDS encoding aldehyde dehydrogenase family protein, which codes for MKKVNKIYINGEFVTPHGTETFDLINPASNIKIGEVILADEIDTRKAISAAKEAFKTFSQTTVSERIYYLEKLKIAVEKREQDLINIMIEEYGGTRQFATMSNQNTGSWFDSMMEVLQNFKFKRNINSSTVQLQPVGVVGIITPWNASNSSVTSKVVTAIAAGCTVVIKPSEMSSLQTQILMEAFHDAGLPKGVINFVIGLGNVVGTELTNNSDVAKISFTGSTVVGKLIAKNAVDTMKRVTLELGGKSPNIILNDVDLNQVIPMAIYGAYMNSGQACIAPTRLLVPQDKLDEVNTIAKSVAEKIVVGLPENEETNVGPMVSIKQFERVQDYIKIGIEEGATLLAGGIGKPEDLEAGNFVKPTIFTNVKNEMRIAQEEIFGPVLSIIPYKDEEDAIRIANDTPYGLAAYISSSDNERAEKVASRIDAGRVCINGFRHDPMVPFGGFKQSGIGREYGEFGLQPYLETKAILK
- a CDS encoding enoyl-CoA hydratase/isomerase family protein, whose translation is MIFTTQKITESYWKVAINHPPVNVFDPEFSVQLRTLMDELEANETLKVVVFESSNPEFYVAHAELVNIFDFPKGEGKTGLSKSWPDVAKRLEQAPFVSIASIRGRARGLGSEFIQAFDMRFASKEKAVFAQPEIGIGSFPGGGGLERLHLLTGKARALEIILSGDDYDAQTATDYGWINRAFPDNELDAFVENLAKRIDSFDLKIIRKIKATMNERVIIPKNEHIMETQIAFFASLTEPEARTRIKKLLDQGLQTYGDVELNLGKYL
- a CDS encoding ring-cleaving dioxygenase, translated to MENRILGLHHITAIADNAKRNLDFYTQVLGVRLVKKTVNFDDPGTYHFYFGNEEGTPGTILTFFPWEGIGKGTNGSGLATHIGYSVPKGSLEFWKNRLQQFNVNVEEGEIFGEKLISFQDPDGLQLQFIESSTPDDRKVWTTDDIKDENALKGFHNITLTLKKADPTIKVLTDIFGYDLQKQEGERYRFATDAIETANLVDIIENDKIQAGRNAGGTNHHVAFRVKDDNILMEFREKVMSAGLNITPKIDRDYFYSLYFREPGGVLFEIATDNPGFTVDEPLNELGNNLKLPKQHEPLRSKIEEVLPKLS
- a CDS encoding pirin family protein yields the protein MDRKDFLKKGLLGTGMFVASASLGNTMKNEIDEIEPLEPIGYNHLPNTDSKIKDNSVFHKADSRGKADHGWLVSNHTFSFANYHNPERMHFGVLRVLNDDKVEAGRGFGTHPHDNMEIISIPLEGDLEHKDSMGNSAIIKSGDIQVMSAGTGIMHSEFNKNNDSLVKFLQIWVYPNKRNVTPRYDQITLDKTKSQNQFQQILSPNPDDEGVWIHQDAWFHLGNFENNIETNYQIKKKGNGVYAFILKGSAEIEGQKLEKRDGFGIWDISALNIKSTSEDTEILLMEVPMTM
- a CDS encoding Crp/Fnr family transcriptional regulator — its product is MFQNIIKNISRFVTLTPEEEKIYEDLLTLQKFPKKTHLLREGEICQFEGFIKEGCVRTYYLDENGFEVTLLFAVEDWWITDIDSFNNKTPSKIFIETLEDTEIYMLTPETKEELLQKVPKFERAFRMMMQRYVVTLQNRLVNTISQPATDRYLEFIRVYPTIPQRVAQYYIASYLGVSKEFVSTIRKRLANKQK
- a CDS encoding LytR/AlgR family response regulator transcription factor, coding for MKALIVDDNDIARTTLSHLAKQIPSLTIVNEFSNAIEAYNYLQTHPVDLIFLDIEMPEMTGIELTKNLSGKETIIIFTTSNKEYALEAFELNIADYLLKPVMPARFLQAVSKAQAILESRKENVEITKDEFLFVRDSNITRRLKLDDILYAEAMGDYVKFYTREKMFAIHGKMKTAEERLPKDHFIRVHRSYIVSVGKIDTLQDGGIMINGKFIPVADAYRKALNTRMNVF
- a CDS encoding alpha/beta hydrolase; its protein translation is MSHILDIKTGGKSLNEAEKVLIMIHGRGGSAQDILSLSQHLNVGGYALLAPQATNGTWYPFSFIVPTEQNEPWLSSAIETIGKTVQTALDAGIKAENIYFFGFSQGACLTLEFLARNAQKFGGAVAIIGGVIGEKINRENYKGDFAQTPIFLGTSNPDFHVPVERVYATANILKEMNADVTEKVYANFGHSINQEEIELANSIVFK
- a CDS encoding Dps family protein, which codes for MKTKIGITEKNTQAVADQLAKLLADETLLYIKTRNAHWNVTGDNFHANHLFFEEQYKQLDELIDSVAERMRKIGHYAPATMKIYLELTHLTEYSDRTNDGLGYMKDLLSDHESIIEFLRGNITPFAEEFKDYGTSDFITGLMETHEEMAWMIRSYFR
- a CDS encoding GNAT family N-acetyltransferase, with translation METTKVVLENARGEVQLFSDDKKAGKMDISVIKDKLTVYHTEVDDEYAGNGFAKLLLNQLVSYARENDLKIVPLCPYVHAQFKRHPEEYNDVWFKEEA
- a CDS encoding ring-cleaving dioxygenase codes for the protein MSLITGLHHVTAITGDTQENIDFYTGVLGLRLVKTTVNFDYSEVYHLYFGDEFGTPGTIMTTFPYGKGLINGRHGKGMLNTTAFSVSMDALDYWTNRLEQFNIPFKQPQQRFSGEVFIYLEDFDGLGLELVFNEKDDRKGYNNGFIPKDFALKGIHHVEIWLDAYERTAALLTTQMDHQLIAESSDRFRFGTEDKPGKYIDLLCTPTALKGLAGRGTVHHVAFATPNAETQLEMIEKLNQFGLEHTEVKDRKYFTSVYFKEPGGVLFEIATSGPGFDVDEELASLGEHLSLPSQFEKQREHLVEVLPQFNYPTEKYR
- a CDS encoding helix-turn-helix domain-containing protein, with protein sequence MKTFSDLTNYNKYLNLKSPLHPLMDSRVCKQAIPNFPQASGEIQVNLFKISLKKNFTGDINYGNNKYYTENGLMLFSEPGQVVSWDSLTFWDGYAFVFHPDLIKQNPVAAKIHQYKYFSYEINDALFMTAEEEETITWLFTKIHMELVENKVNANINIILSLLNVVLSYADVFYERQFKDKAIKAVSVSSKLKSFLQNHYNDLSKPVSNFPTVSSVAEELNMSSNYLTDLIRAETGKSTINYIQEFVIEQAEILLLQTNMNISDVAYQLGFTNVPYFSRFFKKIKGISPTEVKNQRKG
- a CDS encoding AraC family transcriptional regulator, whose protein sequence is MSEKSEIVYSCYHEVSRKGENFVPQHTLSFQLSGSFALADGKETYLAKEGDFNLIRKNQLVKFVKYPPENGVFESMNIYLSEENLRNAGKEYNFTSEHFVETKPLVPIIVNELIKNFFISLQTMIDSNSLENKLLVNLKIKELILILLQSQPELKNILFDFSEPHKIDLVAFMIQNYRYNVNLDRFAYLTGRSLATFKRDFEKVFHTSPHKWILQKRLDEAHFLIKEKEKSPSDIYLDLGFEDLSHFSYTFKKHFGYSPTRINAFI